From the Paucidesulfovibrio longus DSM 6739 genome, the window GAACCAAAAGTACGGCTGCGAGACGGGAAATTCGGAAGAATAAGACAACCGCGAGCGTGAGCAATGGCAACAAAAGAGCCACCACCAGGAAACCAAGCAAGGTATTTTTCAAACCAAAAAACAACGGGCTGAACGAGTAGTTGACCACCAGTTGTGAAAAATAGAGCAGCAACGCCAAGCCCTTTTTTTCAACCGAAGCGCGCAACACGAGCCACAGCGCGCCCCCCATAGCCGCATACAACAGGGGCCAGACTGTTGGAAAAA encodes:
- a CDS encoding TspO/MBR family protein, with translation MKSTRFQSKGHALLLIGAHVLGGSVIGVLFPPGEWIGTLAKPAFYPPAWIFPTVWPLLYAAMGGALWLVLRASVEKKGLALLLYFSQLVVNYSFSPLFFGLKNTLLGFLVVALLLPLLTLAVVLFFRISRLAAVLLVPYLIWVSFACALSFSIWRLNA